In Bacteroidales bacterium, a single genomic region encodes these proteins:
- a CDS encoding DUF1987 domain-containing protein, which translates to MNKIHIPATEDTPEIVLNPDTGNFRFSGRSLPEDVSNFYSPVLQWLDEYLAAPAENTIVDFQMSYFNTASSKIILDILLRLEKLSAEGRNVRIRWHYPKNDEDMADAGIEYSEIVDIPFDHLPY; encoded by the coding sequence ATGAACAAGATACACATACCAGCAACAGAAGATACTCCTGAAATCGTTCTGAACCCCGATACAGGAAATTTCAGATTTTCAGGCAGATCTTTGCCAGAAGATGTGTCCAACTTTTATAGTCCGGTATTGCAATGGCTTGACGAATATCTTGCCGCACCGGCAGAAAATACCATTGTCGATTTCCAGATGTCGTACTTCAATACGGCTTCTTCCAAAATCATCCTCGATATCCTTCTGCGCCTTGAAAAACTCTCCGCCGAGGGCAGAAATGTGCGCATCCGGTGGCATTATCCCAAAAACGATGAAGATATGGCCGACGCCGGCATCGAATATTCAGAAATCGTCGATATCCCTTTTGACCACCTGCCTTATTGA
- a CDS encoding PAS domain S-box protein, with translation MKISAFYKKLSASYVAARVMAAFAVGLLFPFMAWILDAGIHNEMLTAGNIASAHVRNPIHFLVDLFPFLFALITYGETRRRNADRKSFNEHLRRLEENYSRNATFAREIGSGNFHFQYTLSGEDDILGKALLVMRDNLLANSRKEQEQNWIAEGKELISNILRIHNKIDELSYEVIANLIKYINAIQGALYFYDEEKNLLVNVATYAYNRKKYVQKEFRIGQGLIGQCAYERDFIYRTEIPDDYMTITSGILGDRKPRSLLIVPLITDEKLQGVIEVASLEDHIPELTIRFMRELAEIIARTLFNLRVNQQTENLLRQAQKITEELRESEEQLRMSAEEMKATQEQLQITNKKLEAQIREVENAQKRLHSLLENASEIIFIYDENMMLKFVSPSVTRILGYTPSEMMKGKDLQRITRRGEAELRAMFSELIKNPSQPQTLQYTYMKKDGERIFLETTGRNLLDDPAIQGILMNTRDITARKKAEKEERLKSKMQSLSENSPDLILRLSPAGQFFYVNPMIEKYTGLAPREVTGRTIEDIGLNEVLLGFFRSAINEMKESPAKVTREVALTNETPDGKTHIYLSFDAIPEIADNELESVLFVGHDVTEAKNTHREIEEKNRKIQDSINYARRIQQSIIPDNKTLRQHLPKSFLLYQARDVVSGDFPWLFRQGDILYLAAIDCTGHGVPGAMLSFIAYFLLNNIATREKEISAAHLLDLLHEGVRNTLRQHSNDTDARDGMDVALVRIDLNTQEVHFAGAHRPLYLLRSGEITQFKGDLKAIGGIPVGKKTEKPFTNHSFKALKGDRIFFFTDGLTDQLGGPDKSKYGNNRVRELILQYRGYTMPEYSDLFARDFREWTGNEKQLDDVLMIGIEF, from the coding sequence ATGAAAATTTCAGCTTTCTATAAAAAACTTTCCGCAAGCTATGTTGCCGCAAGGGTAATGGCAGCATTTGCCGTTGGGTTGCTTTTCCCATTTATGGCATGGATTCTCGATGCAGGTATCCATAACGAAATGCTCACGGCCGGAAACATTGCATCAGCCCATGTTCGAAATCCTATCCACTTTCTGGTTGATCTTTTTCCTTTTCTCTTTGCTCTGATTACCTATGGGGAAACACGCAGACGAAATGCCGATCGGAAATCATTCAATGAACACCTGCGCAGGCTCGAAGAAAACTATTCACGCAATGCAACATTTGCCAGAGAAATCGGATCCGGAAATTTCCATTTTCAATATACCCTCAGCGGAGAAGACGATATCCTGGGCAAAGCCCTTCTCGTTATGCGCGATAACCTTCTTGCCAACTCCCGGAAGGAACAGGAACAAAACTGGATTGCCGAAGGGAAGGAACTCATATCAAACATTCTCCGCATTCATAACAAAATTGACGAACTGTCTTACGAAGTTATCGCCAACCTGATTAAATATATCAACGCTATCCAGGGCGCCCTCTACTTTTATGATGAGGAAAAAAACCTTCTTGTCAACGTTGCCACCTATGCCTATAACCGGAAAAAATATGTCCAGAAGGAATTCCGGATTGGGCAGGGTCTGATTGGACAATGTGCCTACGAAAGGGATTTCATTTACCGCACCGAAATCCCAGACGATTATATGACCATTACCTCCGGTATTCTGGGCGACAGGAAACCCCGCAGCCTTCTGATTGTGCCATTGATTACCGACGAAAAACTGCAGGGGGTCATTGAAGTGGCCTCCCTCGAAGACCATATTCCTGAGCTAACCATACGGTTCATGCGCGAACTGGCTGAAATCATTGCCCGTACGTTATTTAACCTCCGCGTAAACCAGCAAACCGAAAACCTGCTCCGCCAGGCACAGAAAATCACGGAAGAACTCCGCGAGAGTGAAGAACAACTACGTATGAGCGCAGAAGAGATGAAGGCTACCCAGGAACAACTCCAGATTACAAACAAAAAGCTCGAAGCACAAATCCGCGAAGTGGAAAATGCCCAGAAAAGACTCCATTCCCTCCTTGAAAATGCTTCCGAAATCATTTTTATCTACGACGAAAACATGATGCTGAAATTCGTCAGCCCTTCGGTAACAAGAATTCTGGGTTATACTCCCTCTGAAATGATGAAAGGGAAAGACCTCCAGCGCATTACCCGTCGGGGAGAAGCCGAACTGCGCGCCATGTTCAGCGAACTCATCAAAAATCCCTCCCAGCCGCAGACTCTCCAGTACACCTACATGAAAAAGGACGGGGAAAGAATTTTCCTCGAAACCACCGGACGCAACCTCCTGGATGACCCTGCTATCCAGGGAATTCTTATGAATACCCGCGACATCACCGCCCGTAAAAAAGCAGAAAAGGAAGAACGCCTGAAAAGCAAAATGCAGTCCCTGTCGGAAAACTCACCCGACCTGATTCTACGACTTAGCCCCGCAGGGCAATTCTTTTACGTCAATCCCATGATTGAAAAATATACAGGCCTTGCTCCCAGAGAGGTGACCGGAAGAACTATCGAAGATATCGGTCTTAATGAGGTACTGCTTGGCTTTTTCCGCTCTGCCATCAACGAAATGAAAGAATCTCCCGCTAAAGTTACCCGCGAAGTGGCCCTGACAAATGAAACCCCCGATGGAAAAACGCATATATACCTTAGTTTTGATGCCATTCCCGAAATTGCCGATAATGAACTTGAGTCTGTACTCTTTGTCGGTCACGATGTAACCGAAGCGAAAAATACCCACCGGGAAATCGAAGAAAAAAACCGGAAGATTCAGGATAGCATCAACTATGCCCGTCGTATTCAGCAATCCATCATTCCCGACAATAAGACCCTGCGGCAGCACCTGCCGAAATCCTTCTTGCTCTACCAGGCCAGGGATGTGGTAAGCGGCGATTTCCCATGGCTTTTCCGGCAGGGAGACATCCTGTACCTGGCGGCAATTGATTGTACAGGCCATGGAGTGCCCGGTGCCATGCTTTCCTTTATTGCTTACTTCCTCTTAAACAATATTGCCACACGCGAAAAAGAAATTTCAGCCGCCCATTTGCTTGATCTCCTGCACGAAGGAGTCAGAAACACCCTTCGCCAGCACTCCAATGATACCGATGCCAGGGATGGAATGGACGTGGCGCTGGTACGTATTGACCTGAATACCCAGGAAGTTCATTTTGCCGGAGCCCATCGCCCCCTTTACCTCCTGCGTAGCGGCGAAATAACTCAGTTTAAAGGCGATCTGAAAGCTATAGGAGGAATCCCCGTCGGTAAAAAGACAGAAAAACCCTTTACCAACCACTCCTTTAAAGCCCTTAAAGGTGACCGTATCTTCTTCTTTACCGACGGTCTTACCGATCAGCTCGGAGGCCCCGATAAATCAAAGTACGGTAACAACCGCGTAAGGGAACTCATTCTCCAGTACCGCGGATATACCATGCCGGAATACAGCGACCTTTTTGCCCGCGATTTCAGGGAATGGACAGGAAATGAAAAACAACTCGACGACGTATTGATGATTGGTATTGAATTTTAA
- a CDS encoding ATP-binding cassette domain-containing protein, with protein sequence MSEEILKALMQLFGIIAKQDEGIASDELKYIREFLSRQLSQDKVNEYYQLFEKIAEISLHDSDNKDASAKQYRLTSVRDSVKILSICRKINKTLTREQKVIVLFRLFELININKRYSAQRMAIINTVAEVFNISAGEFESIRRFAALPSPTLHPDPNLVIISSSSPGLDKIIHISCESLSGEVFILRIPSVDLYFLKYSGNDLVTLNGMQVFPDRIYLFASGSALRFPKSKPVYYSDVSSRFQPLMPGQQILFEARNISYRFPNGEFGLRNITFAEPQGRLIGIMGASGAGKTTLLNVLAGIEKPFQGEIYINGIDLHKRKKDLEGVIGVIPQDDLLIEELTVFQNLWFAACQCFRDKSKDEITALSNQVLKSLGLLEYSHLKVGSVLNREISGGQRKRLNIALELIREPSVLFVDEPTSGLSSRDSENVMDLLRELSQKGKLVFVVIHQPSSEIFKMFDKILILDTGGYPVYYGNPVESVMYFKRMDKQINSEVGECPLCGNVNPEQVFSIIEAEVVNEYGQYTGRRKVSPEQWHQLYLENITPESFPPVSEPPPRILAVPSWFRQLVIYLKRDVIAKLHNTQYIALNLIETPALALLLSFLIRYIANPDSSTYIYRENENIPIYIFMILIVAVFLGLTLSAEEIFHDRKILKREQFLHLSRSSYLLSKVFLLLVISGLQALVFILIGNNILSIKEMTFHYWLAFFVTAACANLMGLIVSSSFNSVVTIYIIIPLLIIPMMVLSGAMFPFDKLNRLISRVDKTPLLAEFMPTKWSYEALMVHQFKDNRYQQYFYAFEKQISRADFMQGYYIPELRKRLDRIEGKQNAGKDSSAFFSDMLLLSNEIRKQIQLTSDVKFPAPALPSSDEFNDNMLPAARQYLDSLDSFYNKIFLQYNGMKENLISLMLARNREMYYHLYDSYFNESVSDQVRKIFEKKKILEYRHHLYQQNDPVYRDPEPSGPLDFRSHFFAPRKHFAGLLVDTYWFNIIFVVVYTLVLYVILYFNLLLKLLNLISSFRRKRKNLPSFQ encoded by the coding sequence ATGAGCGAAGAAATTCTGAAAGCCCTGATGCAGCTCTTTGGCATTATTGCCAAACAGGATGAAGGAATTGCGTCCGATGAGCTGAAGTATATCAGGGAATTCCTTAGCCGTCAGCTCAGCCAGGATAAAGTGAATGAATATTATCAGCTCTTTGAAAAAATTGCCGAAATTTCCTTACATGATTCCGATAATAAAGATGCCTCAGCAAAACAATACCGGCTTACTTCCGTCAGGGATTCTGTGAAAATTCTTAGTATCTGCCGGAAAATCAATAAAACCCTCACCCGCGAGCAAAAAGTTATCGTATTATTCCGCCTGTTTGAACTGATCAATATCAACAAAAGGTACAGCGCACAGCGGATGGCTATTATCAACACCGTTGCCGAAGTCTTCAATATTTCAGCCGGTGAATTTGAAAGCATCCGCCGTTTTGCCGCACTGCCTTCCCCAACGCTGCATCCCGATCCCAACCTGGTGATCATTAGCTCTTCTTCACCCGGATTGGATAAAATTATCCATATCAGCTGCGAATCTCTTTCCGGAGAGGTGTTTATCCTGAGAATTCCTTCCGTCGACCTGTACTTCCTGAAATACTCGGGGAACGATCTGGTAACCCTGAACGGCATGCAGGTTTTCCCCGACAGAATCTACCTTTTTGCCAGCGGCAGTGCCCTCCGTTTTCCGAAAAGCAAACCTGTATATTACAGCGATGTTTCTTCAAGGTTCCAGCCGCTGATGCCCGGTCAGCAGATTCTCTTTGAAGCACGAAACATTTCTTATCGCTTCCCGAACGGAGAATTCGGATTGCGAAACATCACCTTTGCAGAGCCGCAGGGACGCCTGATCGGAATTATGGGAGCCAGTGGTGCCGGAAAAACAACCCTCCTGAATGTTCTCGCAGGAATTGAAAAACCGTTTCAGGGAGAAATTTATATCAACGGCATCGACCTTCACAAAAGAAAAAAAGACCTCGAAGGGGTTATTGGAGTGATCCCTCAGGATGACCTTCTTATTGAAGAACTCACGGTATTCCAGAACCTCTGGTTTGCTGCCTGCCAGTGTTTCAGAGACAAATCAAAGGATGAAATTACGGCTCTCTCCAACCAGGTGCTGAAAAGCCTTGGCCTCCTCGAATACAGCCACCTGAAAGTTGGATCTGTTCTGAACAGGGAAATTTCCGGAGGACAGCGAAAACGGCTCAATATTGCCCTGGAACTTATACGCGAACCCTCGGTACTCTTTGTGGATGAACCTACTTCCGGCTTGTCGTCACGCGACTCGGAAAACGTAATGGACCTCCTCAGGGAATTATCGCAGAAAGGAAAGCTCGTTTTTGTGGTCATCCACCAGCCTTCCTCCGAAATCTTTAAAATGTTTGATAAAATCCTGATTCTTGATACCGGCGGATACCCTGTATATTACGGAAATCCGGTAGAATCTGTGATGTACTTCAAACGGATGGACAAACAAATCAACAGCGAAGTGGGGGAATGCCCCCTGTGCGGAAATGTAAATCCAGAACAGGTTTTCTCCATCATCGAAGCTGAAGTCGTTAACGAATACGGACAATATACCGGCAGGAGAAAGGTATCACCGGAACAATGGCATCAGTTGTACCTGGAAAATATTACTCCGGAATCCTTTCCTCCCGTATCCGAACCCCCGCCCCGTATTCTTGCCGTTCCTTCCTGGTTCAGACAACTCGTCATTTACCTGAAAAGGGATGTCATCGCCAAACTCCACAATACACAATATATAGCTCTCAATCTTATTGAAACCCCTGCCCTTGCTCTTCTGCTGTCCTTCCTGATCCGGTATATTGCCAATCCCGATTCCAGTACCTATATATACCGCGAGAATGAAAATATACCCATTTATATTTTCATGATCCTGATTGTTGCTGTCTTTCTCGGGCTTACCCTCAGTGCCGAAGAGATCTTCCACGACCGGAAAATCCTCAAACGGGAACAGTTTTTACATCTCAGCCGCTCAAGCTACCTGCTGTCGAAGGTTTTTCTCCTTCTGGTGATTTCCGGATTGCAGGCTCTTGTGTTTATCCTTATCGGGAACAATATCCTTTCCATCAAAGAAATGACCTTCCATTACTGGCTGGCTTTCTTTGTTACCGCCGCCTGCGCCAACCTGATGGGACTGATTGTGTCTTCCTCGTTCAACTCAGTGGTAACCATCTACATCATTATTCCCCTCCTCATTATTCCTATGATGGTGCTCAGCGGTGCAATGTTCCCCTTTGACAAACTGAACCGTCTGATTTCCCGGGTTGACAAAACACCCCTGCTGGCCGAATTCATGCCAACCAAATGGTCATACGAAGCCCTGATGGTTCACCAGTTTAAAGATAACCGCTATCAGCAGTACTTTTATGCATTCGAAAAGCAAATCAGCCGTGCCGATTTTATGCAGGGATATTATATCCCTGAACTCAGAAAAAGACTCGACCGGATCGAGGGCAAACAGAACGCCGGAAAGGATTCTTCCGCATTCTTCTCTGATATGCTGCTGCTTTCAAATGAGATCCGGAAACAAATTCAGCTGACCTCCGATGTTAAATTTCCTGCTCCTGCTTTACCTTCCTCTGATGAATTTAATGATAACATGCTGCCAGCCGCAAGGCAATACCTCGATTCTCTGGACTCTTTTTACAACAAGATTTTTCTGCAATACAATGGCATGAAGGAAAACCTGATCAGCCTCATGCTTGCCCGGAACAGGGAAATGTATTATCATCTGTACGACTCCTATTTCAACGAAAGTGTCTCCGATCAGGTGAGAAAAATATTCGAAAAGAAAAAAATCCTGGAATACCGGCACCATTTGTACCAGCAAAATGATCCGGTTTACCGCGACCCTGAACCTTCCGGCCCGTTGGATTTCCGCTCGCATTTTTTCGCTCCGAGGAAACATTTTGCCGGCCTGCTGGTTGACACCTATTGGTTCAATATCATTTTTGTCGTTGTTTATACACTGGTGTTATATGTCATTCTCTACTTTAACCTTCTGCTGAAACTACTGAATCTGATATCCTCTTTCCGGAGAAAAAGAAAAAACCTGCCATCCTTCCAATGA